One Agelaius phoeniceus isolate bAgePho1 chromosome 6, bAgePho1.hap1, whole genome shotgun sequence DNA window includes the following coding sequences:
- the MOB2 gene encoding MOB kinase activator 2 isoform X3: MDWLMGKSKGKPNGKKPAPEEKKLYLEPEYTKSRITDFEFKELVMLPREIDLNEWLASNTTTFFHHINLQYSTISEFCTGESCQTMAVCNTQYYWYDERGKKIKCTAPQYVDFVMSSVQKLVTDEDVFPTKYGKEFPNSFESLVKKICKYLFHVLAHIYSSHFKETLALELHGHLNTLYTHFILFIREFNLVDPKETTIMDDLTEVLCSSSGSSSNGSGNGSSNSAGAQNHVKER; the protein is encoded by the exons GAAGTCCAAGGGAAAGCCAAATGGTAAGAAGCCAGCACCAGAAGAGAAGAAACTTTACCTAGAGCCAGAATACACAAAATCCAGAATTACAGACTTCGAATTTAAGGAACTAGTGATGTTACCACGGGAAATAGACCTCAATGAGTGGCTTGCCAGCAACA caaCAACTTTCTTTCATCACATCAACTTACAGTATAGTACAATCTCAGAATTCTGTACAGGAGAGTCATGTCAGACCATGGCAGTGTGCAATAC ACAGTACTACTGGTATGATGAGCGGGGAAAGAAGATCAAGTGCACTGCTCCTCAGTACGTTGACTTCGTCATGAGTTCGGTGCAGAAACTAGTGACAGATGAGGATGTCTTTCCAACAAAATACG GCAAGGAATTCCCAAACTCATTTGAGTCCCTAGTGAAGAAGATCTGCAAGTACCTGTTCCATGTGCTGGCCCATATCTACTCCTCACACTTTAAGGAGACTTTGGCACTGGAGCTGCACGGACATTTAAACACACTCTACACACACTTTATCCTATTCATCAGGGAGTTCAACCTCGTGGACCCTAAAGAGACCACCATCATGGATGACCTCACAGAGgtcctctgcagcagcagcgggAGCAGCAGTAACGGGAGCGGCAACGGGAGCAGCAACAGCGCGGGAGCACAGAACCACGTGAAAGAGAGATGA